The segment ACTTAGCCAAAGTGCCACACGCATGCTGGCCTATGACCGACGGTTTCCACGGTTTCGCGTGGCGCGTCCGTTTAACCCGGCGACACCGGATCTTGATGCCTTTCCATTTGATATCTGGGCGCGGCTGTTGCGCCGAAGCTGGCGGGCACCGGCACTTGACCTGACCATTCCGGTTGATCCGCTTGGCATGCCTGCATTGCGGGACGAGGTTGCCAAATGGTTGCGCCAGTCCCGGGGGGTCAAATGCGACGCCGATCAGGTGATGATTGTTTCAGGCGCGCAGCAGGCGCTGGACCTGATTGCGCGTGCCCTTGTGGATCCGGGTGACGTGATCGCGACCGAGGACCCGGGTTACGAAGGCATTCGCGGCGTTCTGGCCGCCAGTGGTGCCACGTTGCTGCCGATCCCGGTGGACGGCGAAGGATTGCAGGTAGATCAGCTTGGCAAGGATGAACCGGCCCGGATCGTCGTCACGACACCCTCGCGCAATTATCCGCTGGGCACGACATTGTCGCTTGCCCGTCGCCTTGCCCTTTTGCAATGGGCAGACACCCATGATGCGTGGATTGTCGAAGACGATTATGACAGCGATTATCGCTATGACGGACCGCCGTTATCGTCCCTTCAGGGATTGGATCGGCAAAATCGCGTGCTTTATGTCGGCACGTTTTCGCGCGTCCTGTTTCCCGGTATCCGGCTTGGCTATCTGGTTCTGCCGCCTGCCCTGATCCCGGTATTTCGGGGTATGCGCGGCTTTGCCGACGGTGTGCCTGCCCCAACCGCACAGGCCGCATTGGCCGCCTTCTTCGCCGAAGGGCACTTTGGCGGTCATGTCCGCAAGATGCGGCTGAGTTATGGGGAACGAAGGGCACATCTGCGCGAACTGATCGAAACACGTGCCAGTGATATTTTGCAGGTCCTGCCGTCGGATGGCGGATTGCATCTTTGTACGCGCCTGACCGGTGGACAGGATGATGTTGAATTGCAGGAACGGATGGTCAAGGCGCAGCTCGATTGCCGCGCCCTTTCATCCTATTACCATGATAAATCAGAAGAAAATCGCGGCACCCTGCCGCAAGGGCTGGTGCTTGGCTTTGCCGGATGGAAAAAGAATGTCATTTCGCAAAGTTTCGATGAACTGATCGATCTCATCCGCCGTAGACCATAATGTACCCCGAGCCAGAGAGAGCGCATCGGCATCCCCTCTATGCTGTCACAGTCGATGTGCTCTCTCACCCTTTTGCCCCTCTCCCTCCCCCAAAGGTACGAGTTCCCGGATGCCCTCTGCTTCTGCCGCCCCGGTTGCCATCATGTGGTTTCGCAATGACCTGCGTCTTGCCGATAATCCGGCATTGAATGCCAGCATAAAATGGGCACAGCAAAATAACGGCATCGTACTTCCGGTCTTTATCCTTGACCCGGTGATTGATGCCCAACTGGGCGGGGCGACGCGCTGGTGGCTGGAAAAAAGTCTGGCACGACTTGATGAAAGCCTTGCCAAGGCAGCGGGGGGAAAATCCCCCTGTCTGAGGATTTTCAAATCGGACGCACGGGACGTTTTCAATCAGTTACAGTCTGATCACAAAATCGGCGCGCTTTTCTGGAACCGGCTTTATGACAAGGCATCCATCGCGCGCGATACCGATATCAAGTCAGCACTTCGCGACGACAATATCGACTGCGACAGCTTTAACGGCCAGTTGCTCTATGAGCCATGGGAAGTCAAAACCGGTGCCGGGACCGACTTCAAGGTTTTCAGCCCGTTCTGGCGGGCGTGCCTGAAACTGCCACCCCCGGCAGAACCGAAAAAAGCCCCGGAAAAGATCCCGCTTGGCAATCTGAAACTGGCCAATGAAACGGACATTGCCGGGCTTGATCTGTCGCCCAAGCCGTTTGACTGGGCCACGGGCTTTGCCGACCGATTCACGCCTGGCGAACAGGGTGCGATGGATCAGCTTTACGGTTTCATCGATGACCGGTTGATTGATTATGCGGACTTGCGCGACCGGCCCGATCATCGGGTGACATCGGAACTTTCCCCGCATCTGCGCTTTGGCGAGATCAGCCCGCGGCAGGTGTGGCACGCAGCAAACCATTATGCCGACGCCCATTCCGGCCAAGGCAAAACCGCATCAAAATTCATGGCCGAACTGGGCTGGCGGGAATTTGCCCATCATGTCCTGTTCCATGCCAAGGATCTGAAATCCGTGCCGCTTCAGGGCCAGTTCACAGAATTCCCATGGGTCGATGATCCAAAGGCGCTTGAACGCTGGCAACGCGGGCAGACCGGTTTTCCGATTGTCGATGCCGGGATGCGGGAACTTTGGCATACAGGCTATATGCATAACCGGGTGCGGATGATTGTCGGATCGGTACTGGTCAAACACCTTCTGATCCACTGGCACGAAGGACTGGCGTGGTTTGATGACACGCTTGTTGATGCCTGCCCGGCCAACAATCCGTTTTCATGGCAATGGATTGGGGGATGTGGTGCCGATGCCGCCCCCTATTTCCGGATTTTCAATCCGGTCCTGCAAGGCGAGAAATTCGATCCGGATGGAAGTTACGTCCGGCAATGGGTGCCGGAACTTGCCGACATGCCCGACCAGTATATCCACAAACCGTGGGACGCATCCCCCTTGATCCTGAAAGCCGCTGGGGTGGATTTGGGCGATACCTATCCCAAACCCCTGATCGGGATCAAGGAAGGCCGTGAACGCGCGCTGGCGGCCTATCAGGATATGAAACGCGCGGTAGCTTAGGCTGCACTTACCGCGCCTTGCGCAAATACCAGATCAGGTTATCCATCGTGTTTGGCAGCAGGGTGCCACTCGAACAGATTGCAGCTTCGACAAAACTGTCCCGATAACCTTTGCTTTTGGCATTATCAAGCTTGAGGATTGCGGTTCCGACCGCGCAACGGTTCTGCTCCTTGTCTTTGCCAAAGGCAACGAAGCCCTCTGCCCCGTTTGGATGGCCGGGTTTGCCGACGATGGTGTAATCGGAAACCAAAGGCCGCCATCGTTCTTCAAATGCGGGACGGGTATGGATGAATTTCTTCAGTCCGGATGGCATGTCGTCCGTCGCCCAATAGGCTATTCTTACCTGCCCCTTGCCGCCATCAAGTTCCCAATTGTAATGGGCGGCTGCCGTTTCGAAGAACCCGTCCCTTGGCAGATCCCGAACAGAGGTCACCGACATTCCCGACGCTTCGGCGATATTGAACTGTTCCTGATAGACAACGTCGCTTTCGGCCGGAAACTCGTTACTGGTCACGCATGTCGACAAAGCCAGGATCAGCGGCAAAAGGAGTAGATGATGCAAGACCAACATTAGTCCCAATGCAGATCCCCAATCTGTCTACTTCCAGAACAGCTTCTGCTTTTCGAATTTCTTCCATGCCTGATCAAGTCCCTGCAGGCGATGATCGGCGCGTGCGCCGAACCAGCCGGAAATCAGGCCAATGGCGACCATACCATCTTTGGAAAGTTGCGGTTTCAATGCCATTAGCCGCGCTTCGGCCACCGCAACGTCGTTCAGCCAGCCAAGGATTTCCTGAAGGGTTGCCAGTTCCTTGCGAAACTTCTTTGCCGGTTTCCCGTCATAAACCTCGCCAAAGAAATCACTGCCATATCGCATCTGTTTGACATCCAGACGCAGGGCATGGAGTTGCGGGACGGTCAGGCTGCCAACATCGCTGCCACGCTTGGTCAGGCGTTTATAGGCGCGGCTCAGCAAGGGTTCGGCAAGCTTGGTGACGGAGGCCGACATTGCCTTCATCTGGCTGGCATCCGCCCCCGATGCCCAGCGCGAATAGCTTGACCATGCGCCAAGCAGCAGCAGGAGTTGCTGATACTCGAAACTTTCAAGCATTTCGCGTGCGGTCACCAAGGCAGCCTCGCGCTGTTTGGCTGCCGCCTTGCGCAAATCGGTAATCCCCGGATGATCGGGAAAGCGTTCTTCGACCATTGGCAGGGTTTCATTGAGGAAAACATCCCAGTCGCGCAGGCCATCAAGCGCCTTGGTGCACTGTTTCAGCAGGCGCCGGATCAGAACGCCCTCTCCCTGCGGCAGGTTTTTCTTGAACAGGTTGAATGCCACGCGCAGGCGCCGCATGCCCACCCGCATCTGATGACAGCCTTCGATATGAAGGTCTTCACGCACGCAGACCTCGTTCCCAAGGATCATGCGAAGCCCCTGCGCCAAGACCGCCCGAAACGCGGTTTCGGCCGACATATCGGCAACAAGCCCGCCGGGGGCCGCCTTGTAAAAGCCTGGCACCTCGTTCAGATAAAGCGCCCGCCCGCGCGATGCCTTGGACCGCAGGCTCAGGAACAGGGGCACGGTGCGTTGCAGTTCAAGTGCCAGGTCAAACAGGGCGGCAGGATGGCCTTCCTTCAGCTCCAGCTCGACCTCGGACAGGGGGGATTCCTTTTCCGCGGTGCGCACCACGCCCTGATCGATTGCCAGTTCCATGATCGCGTCGCGATAGGTCAGATCAACTGCACTGCGTTTCAGGTCGGTTTCAAAAATCCGGTCGATCTTCTTCTTTTTGACATGCCTGTCGAGCAAGCCCACCACGTCTTCGTCGGTGAATTTATCCAGATCAAGAACACCGTCGGGCAGTTCGACATTCCATTCATGACGTTCGGGCAGTGCTTCGCGCATGCCGTTCGATGCCTTGACGGTCTGCTCCCACCCCTTGGTGCCCTTTTTGCGGACACGCAGCGCCAATCCCTTGCGGGCCAGCGAAAGTTTGGGCGTGTCATGATAGATGGACACAAGATGGGTGGTCAGAAGGCGACGGCCTTCCTTGACCTCGCGCAGGACGGGTGCCTGTTTCAAACGCGATACGTGCTTCGGATCGATGCGGAGTTTCAGTTCGATCTCGATCTGCTTTTCGGCCATCAGGGTCCCCCGGATGTTCTTG is part of the Thalassospira lucentensis genome and harbors:
- a CDS encoding PLP-dependent aminotransferase family protein, whose protein sequence is MRSDYTWIYPSHTAKADNAKEDSAYRRLYLGIRQAILDGRLHPGEKLPASRDLAKSLGVSRNTVVTSFDLLISEGYLETRIGAGSFVASSLPDREMTATILPASTDQGSKTANLPRLSQSATRMLAYDRRFPRFRVARPFNPATPDLDAFPFDIWARLLRRSWRAPALDLTIPVDPLGMPALRDEVAKWLRQSRGVKCDADQVMIVSGAQQALDLIARALVDPGDVIATEDPGYEGIRGVLAASGATLLPIPVDGEGLQVDQLGKDEPARIVVTTPSRNYPLGTTLSLARRLALLQWADTHDAWIVEDDYDSDYRYDGPPLSSLQGLDRQNRVLYVGTFSRVLFPGIRLGYLVLPPALIPVFRGMRGFADGVPAPTAQAALAAFFAEGHFGGHVRKMRLSYGERRAHLRELIETRASDILQVLPSDGGLHLCTRLTGGQDDVELQERMVKAQLDCRALSSYYHDKSEENRGTLPQGLVLGFAGWKKNVISQSFDELIDLIRRRP
- a CDS encoding CYTH and CHAD domain-containing protein, coding for MAEKQIEIELKLRIDPKHVSRLKQAPVLREVKEGRRLLTTHLVSIYHDTPKLSLARKGLALRVRKKGTKGWEQTVKASNGMREALPERHEWNVELPDGVLDLDKFTDEDVVGLLDRHVKKKKIDRIFETDLKRSAVDLTYRDAIMELAIDQGVVRTAEKESPLSEVELELKEGHPAALFDLALELQRTVPLFLSLRSKASRGRALYLNEVPGFYKAAPGGLVADMSAETAFRAVLAQGLRMILGNEVCVREDLHIEGCHQMRVGMRRLRVAFNLFKKNLPQGEGVLIRRLLKQCTKALDGLRDWDVFLNETLPMVEERFPDHPGITDLRKAAAKQREAALVTAREMLESFEYQQLLLLLGAWSSYSRWASGADASQMKAMSASVTKLAEPLLSRAYKRLTKRGSDVGSLTVPQLHALRLDVKQMRYGSDFFGEVYDGKPAKKFRKELATLQEILGWLNDVAVAEARLMALKPQLSKDGMVAIGLISGWFGARADHRLQGLDQAWKKFEKQKLFWK
- a CDS encoding deoxyribodipyrimidine photo-lyase, which produces MPSASAAPVAIMWFRNDLRLADNPALNASIKWAQQNNGIVLPVFILDPVIDAQLGGATRWWLEKSLARLDESLAKAAGGKSPCLRIFKSDARDVFNQLQSDHKIGALFWNRLYDKASIARDTDIKSALRDDNIDCDSFNGQLLYEPWEVKTGAGTDFKVFSPFWRACLKLPPPAEPKKAPEKIPLGNLKLANETDIAGLDLSPKPFDWATGFADRFTPGEQGAMDQLYGFIDDRLIDYADLRDRPDHRVTSELSPHLRFGEISPRQVWHAANHYADAHSGQGKTASKFMAELGWREFAHHVLFHAKDLKSVPLQGQFTEFPWVDDPKALERWQRGQTGFPIVDAGMRELWHTGYMHNRVRMIVGSVLVKHLLIHWHEGLAWFDDTLVDACPANNPFSWQWIGGCGADAAPYFRIFNPVLQGEKFDPDGSYVRQWVPELADMPDQYIHKPWDASPLILKAAGVDLGDTYPKPLIGIKEGRERALAAYQDMKRAVA